One part of the Haliotis asinina isolate JCU_RB_2024 chromosome 2, JCU_Hal_asi_v2, whole genome shotgun sequence genome encodes these proteins:
- the LOC137274433 gene encoding uncharacterized protein, with protein MNPPTPVSVTRLSSGLPTVVMGDGTRCLIDNNTIWMPAGNLVGLSLGAGYQQPRLLHPQMRPSGALQLPTIQPPPCSNHWEAMPVCQPSLGLDLQLMRPEAISCMLPQLDLPSPVPPSQSLAISTNNNPTPKVQPKRKPERKLCKRKPQPQPKPCIPKEKVRKLQPESKPYFVPQPLGAKHIKTQSRPLGKTITKPSGGNGISKPRCKLSFAEELLSADQAYLQSRSALSRTLPVPGKIIKDKTVSATGPSKSTDSIVATINVNPAEALHQPEPSFDGEYDVEYLYLTKLILRKKRKPTAEPNKEYPPSRKRKYPDDNSEVPQAAKQPSLGVSQDALEPPQDSLEDLEALLAEYSSGLVSDIRDFPYIL; from the exons ATGAATCCTCCTACACCAG TGTCTGTGACCCGCCTGTCCTCCGGGCTGCCAACAGTGGTGATGGGAGATGGGACCAGATGTCTGATAGATAACAACACTATCTGGATGCCAGCTGGCAATCTTGTTGGCCTCTCCCTGGGTGCCGGTTACCAACAACCAAGACTCCTTCATCCT CAGATGAGACCATCTGGAGCACTCCAACTTCCTACAATCCAGCCACCACCTTGCAGTAATCATTGGGAGGCAATGCCTGTCTGCCAGCCCAGCTTAGGACTGGACCTGCAACTGATGAGACCAGAG GCCATCTCCTGCATGCTGCCCCAACTTGACCTACCCAGTCCAGTTCCTCCTTCCCAGTCTCTTGCCATTTCTACTAACAACAACCCCACACCCAAAGTCCAACCAAAGCGAAAACCCGAGCGCAAGCTCTGCAAACGCAAGCCCCAACCTCAACCAAAGCCTTGCATTCCAAAAGAGAAAGTGAGAAAGCTTCAGCCAGAGAGCAAGCCCTACTTTGTGCCTCAGCCTCTTGGAGCTAAGCACATCAAAACCCAGAGCAGACCTTTGGGGAAAACTATCACTAAGCCCTCTGGTGGTAATGGTATCAGTAAGCCCAGATGTAAGCTTAGTTTTGCTGAAGAGTTACTGTCTGCTGATCAAGCTTACTTACAATCAAGGTCTGCCTTGTCCAGGACGTTACCTGTTCCTGGTAAGATTATAAAAGATAAGACTGTTTCAGCAACAGGTCCTTCTAAATCAACAGATTCCATTGTTGCAACAATAAATGTAAATCCCGCCGAGGCATTGCACCAACCTGAGCCTAGCTTTGATGGTGAATATGATGTGGAATATCTCTACCTTACTAAACTTATTTTAAGGAAAAAGAGGAAACCCACTGCTGAGCCCAACAAAGAGTACCCACCCTCACGAAAGAGGAAGTACCCAGATGACAACAGTGAGGTGCCCCAAGCTGCAAAGCAGCCAAGTCTGGGGGTGTCCCAGGACGCTCTGGAGCCACCCCAAGACTCCCTGGAGGACCTGGAAGCTCTCTTGGCTGAGTACAGCTCTGGTCTGGTATCTGACATCAGGGACTTCCCCTATATACTGTAA